Proteins encoded together in one Aeromonas encheleia window:
- a CDS encoding DUF4381 family protein, which translates to MPSALSAALAGSPLAAQLRDIHPGPALGSAVDPRLLGWGWLLIILLCALLITTLALALWRQRRWARQIEWQEAELVPRLQAVLRQAALAHWPEARHLQGEAWLAWLDARGGSRFAEFAPLWPHWLYGRGEPDATQQAALRCSYLRWGRRCVSPPRLLTRATGWRRRHDGGAT; encoded by the coding sequence ATGCCGTCTGCTCTGAGCGCCGCCCTGGCCGGCTCCCCCCTCGCGGCGCAGCTGCGCGACATTCACCCGGGCCCCGCCCTCGGCAGCGCCGTCGATCCCCGCCTGCTGGGCTGGGGCTGGCTGCTGATCATCCTGCTGTGCGCCCTGCTGATCACCACCCTGGCACTGGCACTCTGGCGCCAGCGCCGCTGGGCACGGCAAATCGAGTGGCAAGAGGCCGAGCTGGTGCCCCGGCTGCAGGCTGTGCTGCGCCAGGCCGCCCTGGCGCACTGGCCCGAGGCCCGCCACCTGCAGGGGGAGGCCTGGCTCGCTTGGCTCGATGCCAGGGGAGGCAGCCGCTTCGCCGAATTTGCCCCACTCTGGCCCCACTGGCTCTACGGCCGGGGAGAGCCCGATGCCACACAGCAGGCGGCGCTGCGGTGCAGCTACCTGCGGTGGGGACGCCGCTGCGTCAGCCCGCCCCGGCTGCTGACTAGGGCGACGGGTTGGCGACGGCGCCATGACGGAGGGGCGACATGA
- the fadJ gene encoding fatty acid oxidation complex subunit alpha FadJ: MSTNTFALDIRKDGIGILTMDVPGESMNTLKAAFADEIRAVLAQVKSNKDLIGLVIVSGKKDSFIAGADIGMLAACASAQDAQTLSREGQLVFAEIEALSIPVIAAIHGPCLGGGLELALACHGRVVTDHAKTVLGLPEVQLGLLPGSGGTQRLPRLIGVAKALDLMLTGKQVRAKQAKKLGLVDEMVPASILLEAAIKLAKKGKPRHALKRDLQGKLLETNGLGRKVLFDQARKGVKAKTRGNYPAPERILEVVRIGVEEGMQAGLAAESRHFGELVMTPESASLRSLFFATTEMKKEVTYQGAAPRKVGHAAVLGSGLMGGGIAFVTATKAGVPVRIKDVASAGIGNAMRYSYELLAKKLKRRQILRSELEKQMSLLSGTLDYSGFHRVDLVVEAVFEDLALKHQMVADVERECSEQTVFASNTSSLPIHKIAAEAAHPERIIGLHYFSPVDKMPLAEIIPHAGTSAETVATTLAFARAQGKTPIVVKDEAGFYVNRILAPYMNEAARLVLEGEPVEVLDGALLDFGFPVGPIQLLDEVGIDVGAKISPILEKELGGEQFQAPKAFDQLLQNDRKGRKNGKGFYLYGKAAPRNRLTGKEGKKTVDESVYAVLGVKPMPKLAKNEIAERCVLMMLNEAAMALDSGVVASARDGDIGAIFGIGFPPFLGGPFRYMDSLGIAQLVGRLEHYQKRLGDRFAPCARLKAMAAEQLTFY, encoded by the coding sequence ATGAGCACTAATACCTTTGCATTGGATATTCGTAAAGACGGCATCGGCATCCTCACCATGGATGTGCCCGGTGAGAGCATGAACACCCTGAAGGCTGCCTTCGCCGACGAGATCCGCGCCGTGCTGGCCCAGGTGAAGAGCAACAAGGATCTGATCGGGCTGGTGATCGTCTCCGGCAAGAAGGACTCCTTCATCGCCGGGGCCGACATCGGCATGCTGGCGGCCTGTGCCAGCGCCCAGGATGCCCAGACCCTCTCCCGGGAGGGGCAGCTGGTGTTCGCCGAGATCGAGGCGCTGAGCATCCCGGTGATCGCCGCCATCCACGGCCCCTGCCTCGGCGGCGGGCTGGAGCTGGCGCTCGCCTGTCATGGCCGGGTGGTGACCGATCACGCTAAAACCGTGCTGGGCCTGCCGGAGGTGCAACTCGGCCTGCTGCCGGGCTCCGGCGGTACCCAGCGCCTGCCGCGCCTCATCGGGGTGGCCAAGGCGCTGGATCTGATGCTGACCGGCAAGCAGGTGCGCGCCAAACAGGCCAAGAAACTGGGGCTGGTGGATGAGATGGTGCCGGCCTCCATCCTGCTGGAGGCGGCCATCAAACTGGCCAAGAAGGGCAAGCCGCGCCACGCACTGAAGCGCGATCTGCAGGGCAAGCTGCTGGAGACCAACGGACTGGGCCGCAAGGTGCTGTTCGATCAGGCCCGTAAAGGTGTGAAAGCCAAGACCCGCGGCAACTACCCGGCGCCGGAGCGGATCCTGGAAGTGGTGCGCATCGGCGTGGAGGAGGGGATGCAGGCCGGCCTGGCCGCCGAGTCCCGTCACTTCGGCGAGCTGGTGATGACCCCGGAGTCCGCCTCCCTGCGCTCGCTGTTCTTCGCCACCACGGAGATGAAGAAAGAGGTCACCTATCAGGGGGCCGCGCCGCGCAAGGTCGGCCATGCCGCCGTGCTGGGCAGTGGCCTGATGGGGGGCGGCATCGCCTTCGTCACCGCCACCAAGGCCGGGGTGCCGGTGCGGATCAAGGACGTGGCCAGTGCCGGGATCGGCAACGCCATGCGCTACAGCTACGAGCTGCTGGCCAAGAAGCTCAAGCGTCGCCAGATCCTGCGCAGCGAGCTGGAGAAGCAGATGAGCCTGCTGTCCGGCACCCTGGACTACTCCGGCTTCCACCGCGTCGATCTGGTGGTGGAGGCGGTGTTCGAGGATCTGGCGCTCAAGCACCAGATGGTGGCGGATGTGGAGCGCGAGTGCAGTGAACAGACGGTGTTTGCCTCCAACACCTCCTCCCTGCCGATCCACAAGATCGCGGCCGAGGCGGCGCACCCTGAGCGCATCATAGGTCTGCACTACTTCAGCCCGGTGGACAAGATGCCGCTCGCCGAGATCATTCCCCACGCCGGCACCAGCGCCGAGACGGTGGCCACCACCCTGGCCTTCGCCCGCGCCCAGGGCAAGACCCCGATCGTGGTCAAGGACGAGGCCGGCTTCTATGTGAATCGCATCCTCGCCCCCTACATGAACGAGGCGGCGCGGCTGGTGCTGGAAGGGGAGCCGGTGGAGGTGCTGGATGGCGCCCTGCTCGACTTCGGCTTCCCGGTCGGCCCCATCCAGCTGCTGGACGAGGTCGGCATCGACGTGGGGGCCAAGATCTCCCCCATCCTGGAGAAAGAGCTCGGCGGCGAGCAGTTCCAGGCTCCCAAGGCGTTTGACCAACTGCTGCAAAACGATCGCAAGGGGCGCAAGAACGGCAAGGGCTTCTACCTCTACGGCAAGGCTGCGCCGCGCAACCGGCTCACCGGCAAGGAGGGCAAGAAGACGGTGGACGAGAGCGTCTACGCCGTGCTGGGGGTCAAGCCCATGCCTAAGCTCGCCAAGAATGAGATCGCGGAGCGCTGCGTGCTGATGATGCTCAACGAAGCGGCCATGGCGCTGGACAGCGGCGTGGTGGCCTCGGCCCGGGACGGCGACATCGGCGCCATCTTCGGCATCGGCTTCCCGCCCTTCCTCGGCGGCCCCTTCCGTTACATGGACAGCCTCGGCATCGCGCAGCTGGTCGGGCGTCTGGAGCACTACCAGAAGCGCCTGGGTGACAGATTTGCCCCCTGCGCCCGGCTCAAGGCGATGGCGGCGGAGCAGCTGACCTTCTACTGA
- a CDS encoding BatD family protein: MLAAPPRAELLAGASEGDWLLIIEADGERRSDELSLTPLLRQFAVGRVTMSRITTEVHSLTRWQIPLHRVANDADQVPALTLGTEQTPAIPLPRRSESEAAPAAALSPIELQASVLHQGPLYPGQPFLYQLSLWLPANLEAPNLSEPAGNGFTIRRLGDDRWESPASPGMPGRLTRRWLLQAKEPGLHPLESPRFQGRLPQEDGQSEALSARAATQFIKVDKAPLEPVASALTLRQQLSPATGAKAGEPVIRTLTLVMEGGDGNRLSLPPLGLPAGLQLRPDGEQQREQFTAKGALRFERQWRQALTADEAGYYSLPPVDLPWFNTQSGRVEHARLPAQTVRFEAGLSSPADSRAPGGESLCWVLGALLLRALWRSGPRWLAFYRLQRALAVREPDSARGALLVWADRRWGASHRQLTSLPCHCDPAIGAALDSLDRACFAPPSTVAEPVRWQALAEGLCAFETFAIAYSLRKLARVSR; encoded by the coding sequence GTGCTGGCCGCCCCGCCACGGGCCGAGCTGCTGGCAGGCGCGAGCGAGGGTGACTGGCTGCTCATCATCGAGGCCGATGGGGAACGCCGCAGCGACGAGCTCAGCCTCACCCCCTTGCTGCGCCAGTTTGCGGTGGGCCGGGTAACAATGAGTCGCATCACGACCGAGGTGCACAGCCTCACCCGCTGGCAGATCCCGCTGCATCGGGTGGCCAACGACGCCGACCAGGTTCCCGCCCTCACGCTGGGCACAGAGCAGACTCCAGCGATCCCCCTGCCCCGGCGCAGCGAGTCAGAGGCTGCGCCCGCGGCGGCTCTCTCGCCCATCGAATTGCAGGCCAGCGTGCTGCATCAGGGACCGCTCTATCCGGGGCAACCCTTCCTCTATCAACTGAGCCTCTGGCTGCCCGCCAACCTGGAGGCCCCCAACCTCAGCGAGCCGGCCGGCAACGGCTTCACCATCCGCCGCCTCGGCGACGACAGGTGGGAGTCCCCCGCCAGCCCCGGCATGCCGGGACGACTGACCCGCAGATGGCTGCTGCAGGCCAAGGAGCCCGGGCTCCATCCGCTGGAATCCCCCCGTTTTCAGGGAAGACTGCCCCAGGAGGACGGTCAGAGCGAGGCGCTCTCCGCCAGGGCGGCCACCCAATTTATCAAGGTGGACAAGGCCCCGCTGGAGCCGGTGGCGAGCGCGCTGACCCTGCGCCAGCAGCTCAGCCCGGCGACGGGCGCCAAGGCCGGGGAACCGGTGATCCGCACCCTGACCCTGGTGATGGAGGGTGGCGATGGCAACCGTCTGTCCCTGCCGCCACTCGGCTTGCCAGCCGGCCTGCAACTGCGGCCAGATGGAGAGCAACAGCGCGAGCAGTTCACCGCCAAGGGGGCGCTGCGCTTCGAGCGCCAGTGGCGCCAGGCATTGACGGCAGACGAGGCGGGTTACTACAGCTTGCCCCCGGTGGATCTGCCCTGGTTCAATACCCAAAGCGGTCGCGTCGAGCATGCCCGCCTGCCGGCCCAGACGGTGCGGTTCGAGGCCGGCCTCTCGTCGCCCGCAGACAGCCGGGCCCCCGGCGGCGAGAGCCTCTGTTGGGTGCTGGGGGCCTTGCTGCTGCGCGCCCTGTGGCGAAGCGGGCCACGCTGGCTGGCCTTCTATCGCCTGCAACGGGCCCTGGCGGTCAGGGAGCCGGACTCGGCCAGAGGAGCCCTGCTGGTCTGGGCCGATCGGCGCTGGGGCGCCTCTCATCGACAGCTCACCAGCCTGCCCTGCCATTGCGATCCCGCCATAGGTGCCGCCCTGGACAGCCTGGATCGGGCCTGCTTCGCCCCCCCCTCAACCGTGGCCGAGCCCGTTCGCTGGCAGGCCCTCGCCGAAGGGTTGTGCGCCTTCGAAACTTTTGCGATAGCCTATAGCCTCAGGAAACTGGCGCGGGTGAGTCGCTGA
- a CDS encoding TIGR02808 family protein — protein sequence MSLLEQTIWTVLGYGVMPFIFLSGFVAVAVTCCVLLNAFGVQSAQK from the coding sequence ATGAGTCTGCTTGAACAAACCATCTGGACTGTATTGGGGTACGGGGTCATGCCCTTTATCTTCCTGAGCGGATTTGTGGCCGTAGCCGTTACCTGCTGTGTGCTGCTCAACGCCTTCGGGGTCCAGTCCGCCCAGAAGTGA
- a CDS encoding AAA family ATPase, whose protein sequence is MAATEFRQLSDYLGSQILGQGPLIDGLLIALLCEGHVLIEGAPGLAKTRAVKALAGAVEGRFARIQFTPDLLPADLTGSEVFHPQDASFVFQPGPLFNHLVLADEINRAPAKVQSALLEAMAEHQITVGKKSWRLPPLFMVAATQNPIEQEGTYPLPEAQLDRFLLKLVVDYPSPAMELAILQLNAHGDALPPPPVTLSQASLLAARAAVQEVQMQTRLEHYLVQLVCATRPGSGLCPELEPLIAVGASPRASIGLARAARARAWLAGRDFVLPEDIQQLAPAVLRHRLIPSYQALADNLDSEALITRLLDWVPSP, encoded by the coding sequence ATGGCAGCGACCGAGTTCAGACAACTTAGCGACTATCTTGGCAGCCAGATCCTGGGCCAGGGTCCGCTCATCGACGGGCTGCTGATCGCCCTGCTATGTGAAGGACATGTGTTGATCGAAGGCGCCCCCGGTCTCGCCAAGACCCGGGCCGTCAAGGCGCTGGCCGGGGCTGTTGAGGGGCGCTTCGCCCGCATCCAGTTCACTCCGGATCTGCTGCCCGCCGATCTCACCGGCAGCGAGGTGTTCCACCCCCAGGATGCGAGCTTCGTGTTCCAGCCTGGGCCCCTGTTCAACCACCTGGTGCTGGCGGACGAGATCAACCGGGCCCCCGCCAAGGTGCAATCCGCCCTGCTCGAGGCCATGGCCGAGCACCAGATCACCGTCGGCAAGAAGAGCTGGCGCCTGCCGCCGCTGTTTATGGTGGCCGCGACCCAGAATCCGATCGAGCAGGAGGGCACCTACCCGCTGCCGGAGGCCCAGCTCGACCGCTTCCTGCTGAAACTGGTGGTGGACTACCCCAGCCCCGCCATGGAGCTCGCCATCTTGCAGCTCAACGCCCATGGCGACGCGCTGCCACCGCCCCCCGTGACCCTGAGCCAGGCCAGCCTGCTGGCCGCCCGCGCCGCGGTGCAGGAGGTGCAGATGCAGACCCGACTCGAGCACTATCTGGTGCAGCTCGTCTGCGCCACCCGGCCGGGCAGCGGCCTCTGTCCCGAGCTGGAACCCCTCATCGCCGTGGGCGCGAGCCCCAGGGCCAGCATCGGCCTCGCCAGGGCGGCCCGCGCCCGCGCCTGGCTGGCGGGGCGCGACTTCGTGCTGCCGGAAGACATCCAGCAACTGGCCCCCGCCGTGCTGCGCCATCGCCTCATCCCGAGTTATCAGGCACTGGCCGACAATCTCGACAGCGAGGCGCTGATCACCCGCCTGCTGGACTGGGTGCCCTCGCCTTGA
- a CDS encoding sigma-70 family RNA polymerase sigma factor has protein sequence MALGFFRKKSSGTGKDPATDPVYGGMADKQTKYEALVHALHGDIYRYAYWLCRDPQVAEDLVQETFLRAWKAIDSLQDDKAAKAWLITIVRRENARRFERKQFDLIDLDEHPQSDPDALHSEQEMEHEWLRRHIARLPAEYQEPLLLQVLGGFSGEEIASQLGLNKNTVMTRLFRARNQIKEAMESAAQQRGHTNG, from the coding sequence ATGGCGTTAGGTTTTTTCAGAAAAAAAAGCTCAGGGACGGGAAAGGATCCCGCGACCGATCCGGTCTATGGGGGTATGGCAGACAAACAAACCAAATATGAAGCCCTGGTGCATGCCCTGCATGGGGACATCTATCGCTACGCCTACTGGCTGTGTCGGGACCCGCAGGTCGCCGAGGATCTGGTGCAGGAGACCTTCCTGCGCGCCTGGAAGGCGATCGACAGCCTGCAGGACGACAAGGCCGCCAAGGCCTGGCTCATCACCATAGTGCGGCGGGAAAACGCCAGGCGCTTCGAGCGCAAGCAGTTCGATCTCATCGATCTCGACGAGCATCCCCAGAGCGATCCGGATGCCCTGCACAGCGAGCAGGAGATGGAGCACGAGTGGCTCAGGCGTCACATCGCCCGCCTGCCCGCCGAGTACCAGGAGCCGCTGCTGTTGCAGGTACTGGGGGGATTTAGTGGCGAGGAGATCGCAAGCCAGCTGGGCCTGAACAAGAACACCGTCATGACTAGGCTGTTTCGGGCGCGCAACCAGATAAAAGAGGCCATGGAGTCAGCAGCACAACAGAGAGGACACACTAATGGATGA
- a CDS encoding VWA domain-containing protein, translated as MELILLRPLWLLALLPWLWQGWRRRRQRPLLTPAMGAYLLPGQGRTRPWLWLACLPVILALSGPALRQQSQPISSPALDIWLLDLSDSMLAGDLPPDRATRVRLLLQDMLAEDGPHPIALILFAGDAYLAMPATRDHQAISLLLPDLRPAIMPLPGSAPERAVALALSQIPAGQQARLLLITDGLSPVQIARIAAQWPCQNALLCPQSATPRLDILLANGGKAAKLPPSSAGLGRELPPPDGAAMQRLAAQSGGELQWLQAGVPRFAPLPMSQTLTANQSRDLGPWLLIPLLPLALLARIGALWLLLLGVGVGLFNPPLQASPASPPIPGLSGQDRQAWQAFQQGRYLAAARDFQDPVWQGNAWYRAGDYARAVAAYGRATSATAHYNRGNALVQLGDLKGAEQAYLTTLALEPGHEDALYNLALLRAQPPQAAPAAQQPQPADAPEQSAAPDRPRPPAPPVLLLEQRLRKEAQRRAQATQSIKPEEPW; from the coding sequence ATGGAGCTGATCCTGCTGCGCCCGCTCTGGCTGCTGGCCCTGCTGCCCTGGCTGTGGCAGGGGTGGCGCCGTCGTCGCCAGCGGCCCCTGCTCACCCCCGCCATGGGGGCCTATCTGCTGCCGGGCCAGGGCCGCACCAGACCCTGGCTCTGGCTCGCCTGCCTGCCGGTGATCCTGGCCCTGTCCGGCCCGGCCCTGCGCCAGCAGAGCCAGCCCATCAGCAGCCCGGCGCTCGATATCTGGTTGCTGGATCTCTCCGACTCCATGCTGGCCGGGGATCTGCCGCCGGATCGGGCGACCCGGGTGCGGCTGCTGCTGCAGGACATGCTGGCCGAGGACGGGCCCCACCCCATCGCCCTCATCCTGTTTGCCGGCGATGCCTACCTCGCCATGCCCGCGACCCGGGATCATCAGGCCATCTCGCTGCTGCTGCCGGACTTGCGCCCGGCCATCATGCCGCTCCCCGGCAGCGCCCCCGAGCGCGCCGTGGCGCTGGCGCTCAGCCAGATCCCCGCCGGTCAGCAGGCACGACTGCTGCTCATCACCGATGGGCTCTCCCCCGTCCAGATCGCGCGCATTGCCGCCCAGTGGCCCTGTCAGAATGCGTTGCTCTGCCCGCAATCGGCGACGCCCCGTCTCGACATCCTGCTGGCCAATGGGGGCAAGGCCGCCAAGCTGCCCCCTTCCAGTGCGGGGCTTGGCCGTGAATTGCCGCCCCCCGACGGGGCGGCCATGCAACGACTTGCGGCCCAGTCAGGGGGAGAGCTGCAGTGGTTGCAGGCCGGGGTGCCGCGCTTCGCGCCGCTGCCCATGAGCCAGACCCTGACCGCCAACCAGTCGCGGGATCTCGGCCCCTGGCTGCTGATCCCCCTGTTGCCGCTGGCACTGCTGGCCCGCATCGGGGCGCTCTGGTTGCTCCTGCTCGGCGTGGGTGTCGGCCTGTTCAACCCGCCCCTGCAGGCGAGCCCCGCCTCCCCGCCGATCCCAGGCCTGTCGGGGCAGGATCGGCAAGCCTGGCAGGCCTTCCAGCAGGGGCGCTACCTGGCGGCGGCCCGCGACTTCCAGGATCCCGTCTGGCAGGGGAATGCCTGGTATCGCGCCGGTGACTACGCCCGGGCCGTCGCCGCCTATGGCCGCGCCACCAGCGCGACCGCCCATTACAACCGGGGCAATGCACTGGTGCAGCTCGGCGATCTCAAGGGCGCCGAGCAGGCCTATCTGACCACCCTGGCGCTCGAGCCCGGCCATGAGGATGCGCTCTACAACCTGGCCCTGCTGCGTGCCCAGCCGCCGCAGGCCGCCCCCGCGGCGCAGCAGCCCCAACCCGCCGATGCCCCCGAGCAGTCCGCCGCGCCGGATCGCCCGCGCCCACCTGCCCCGCCGGTGCTGCTGCTGGAGCAGCGACTGCGCAAGGAGGCCCAGCGCCGCGCTCAAGCCACGCAATCGATCAAGCCGGAGGAGCCCTGGTGA
- the fadI gene encoding acetyl-CoA C-acyltransferase FadI: MKQPLKLTTRQGERIAVVAGLRTPFAKQATAFHGVPAVDLGKLVVSELLARTDLDPKLIDQLVFGQVVQMPEAPNIAREIVLGTGMSVSTDAYSVSRACATSFQAVANVTESIMAGTVDIAIAGGADSSSVLPIGVSKSLARALVDLNKARNLQQRFNILRRLRLKDLLPVPPAVAEYSTGLSMGQTAEQMAKSHQISREAQDALAHRSHSLAAEAWAQGKLSGEVFTAHVPPYKSPLERDNNIRESSDLASYAKLKPVFDRLHGTVTAANATPLTDGAAAVLLMREGRAKELGLEPLGYIRSFAFSAIDVWQDMLMGPSYATPLALDRAGITLADLTLIDMHEAFAAQTLANLKMFASHEFARDKLGRDQAIGEVDMDKFNVLGGSLAYGHPFAATGARMITQTLHELRRRGGGLGLNTACAAGGLGVAMVLEVE, from the coding sequence ATGAAACAGCCATTGAAACTGACGACTCGCCAGGGCGAACGGATTGCCGTCGTGGCGGGTCTGCGCACCCCCTTTGCCAAGCAGGCCACCGCCTTTCACGGCGTGCCCGCGGTGGATCTCGGCAAGCTGGTGGTGAGTGAACTGCTCGCCCGTACCGATCTCGATCCCAAGCTCATCGATCAGCTGGTGTTCGGCCAGGTGGTGCAGATGCCGGAGGCGCCCAACATCGCCCGCGAGATAGTGCTCGGCACTGGCATGAGTGTCAGCACCGATGCCTACAGCGTCTCCCGCGCCTGTGCCACCAGCTTCCAGGCGGTGGCCAACGTCACCGAGTCCATCATGGCTGGCACGGTCGATATCGCCATCGCCGGCGGCGCCGACTCCTCCTCAGTGCTGCCCATCGGCGTCAGCAAGTCGCTGGCCCGCGCCCTGGTGGATCTCAACAAGGCCCGCAACCTGCAGCAGCGTTTCAACATCCTGCGCCGGCTGCGGCTGAAAGACTTGCTGCCGGTGCCGCCGGCGGTCGCCGAGTACTCCACCGGTCTCTCCATGGGGCAGACCGCCGAACAGATGGCCAAGAGTCACCAGATCAGCCGCGAGGCGCAGGATGCGCTGGCGCACCGCTCCCACAGCCTGGCCGCCGAGGCCTGGGCCCAGGGCAAGCTCAGCGGCGAGGTGTTCACCGCCCATGTGCCCCCTTACAAGTCCCCGCTGGAGCGGGACAACAACATCCGCGAGAGCTCTGACTTGGCGAGCTACGCCAAGTTGAAACCCGTATTTGACCGGCTGCATGGCACTGTCACCGCCGCCAACGCCACCCCGCTCACCGACGGCGCCGCCGCCGTGCTGCTGATGCGGGAAGGGCGGGCGAAGGAGCTGGGTCTCGAGCCGCTCGGCTATATTCGCAGCTTCGCCTTCTCCGCCATCGACGTCTGGCAGGACATGCTGATGGGTCCCTCCTACGCCACGCCGCTGGCGCTGGACCGCGCCGGCATCACCCTCGCCGATCTGACCCTGATCGACATGCACGAGGCCTTCGCCGCCCAGACCCTGGCCAACCTCAAGATGTTCGCCAGCCACGAATTCGCCCGGGACAAATTGGGCCGTGATCAGGCCATCGGCGAGGTGGACATGGACAAGTTCAACGTGCTCGGCGGCTCCCTGGCCTACGGCCACCCCTTCGCCGCGACCGGTGCGCGGATGATCACCCAGACGCTGCACGAGCTGCGCCGTCGGGGCGGGGGACTGGGGCTCAACACCGCCTGTGCGGCGGGTGGGTTGGGTGTGGCCATGGTGTTGGAGGTGGAATGA
- a CDS encoding VWA domain-containing protein: protein MILAWPWFALALVLPLLVRFGLPPLRRSTLAHDGFPLLRPHAGQPLWRMTLCWCALVLALCRPQWQEAPLIHYQASRDLILAVDLSDSMRTQDMLDEGEQRDRLSAVRQQLRQLIRARPGDRIALVVFADHAYLLSPLTQETQALLTLTKELDFDLVGRTTALGEAIQLARQHADPARPSALLLVTDGRNTAGNADPLTEATRAAAAGMTLYTLGVGADPGTFADAQPQSGFDPSAELDEPLLLQLAKLGHGRYFRARSQADLAAINQTLDRLEPSARPQTLYRPSRELYPWPLALAWLLLIWPTRLRGRRLPWRRTQAEPPHG, encoded by the coding sequence ATGATCCTCGCCTGGCCCTGGTTTGCACTCGCGCTGGTGCTGCCGCTGCTGGTGCGCTTCGGCTTGCCACCCCTGCGCCGCTCGACCCTGGCCCACGACGGCTTCCCCCTCCTGCGGCCCCATGCCGGCCAGCCGCTCTGGCGCATGACGCTGTGCTGGTGCGCCCTGGTGCTCGCCCTGTGCCGCCCGCAATGGCAGGAGGCGCCCCTCATTCACTATCAGGCCAGCCGGGATCTCATCCTGGCGGTGGATCTCTCCGACAGCATGCGCACCCAGGACATGCTGGATGAGGGGGAGCAGCGCGACCGGCTCAGCGCCGTGCGCCAGCAGCTCAGGCAGCTGATCCGGGCCCGCCCCGGCGATCGCATCGCCCTGGTGGTGTTCGCCGATCACGCCTATCTGCTCTCCCCCCTGACCCAGGAGACCCAGGCCCTGTTGACCCTGACCAAGGAGCTGGACTTCGATCTGGTGGGGCGCACCACGGCACTGGGAGAGGCCATACAGCTGGCTCGCCAGCACGCCGATCCCGCTCGCCCCAGCGCCCTGCTGCTGGTCACCGATGGCCGCAACACGGCGGGCAATGCGGATCCGCTCACCGAGGCCACCCGCGCGGCGGCCGCCGGCATGACCCTCTACACCCTGGGGGTCGGCGCCGATCCCGGCACCTTTGCCGATGCCCAGCCCCAGAGCGGGTTCGATCCCAGTGCCGAGCTGGATGAGCCCCTGCTGCTACAGTTGGCCAAGCTGGGCCACGGCCGCTATTTCCGGGCCCGCAGCCAGGCCGATCTCGCGGCCATCAACCAGACGCTCGATCGGCTGGAGCCCAGCGCCCGCCCGCAGACCCTCTATCGCCCCAGCCGGGAGCTCTATCCCTGGCCCCTGGCACTGGCCTGGCTGTTGCTGATCTGGCCGACTCGCCTGCGCGGGCGCCGGCTGCCCTGGCGGCGCACGCAGGCGGAGCCGCCTCATGGATAA
- a CDS encoding DUF58 domain-containing protein produces MSLDPRSHPHIALPLSQLLAIRLWARQGPKARVHQAKQGRLGRVPGLSFRELRAYQAGDEVRHIDWRVTARLGRPYTRLYSEEQDQAHWLLLDLSPAMYFGSGPQLKARLGCELAAALLWQGEKQANTLICHGVETRLESQRGTLIPLLETLCHHYQQGLDRTPVPRSLAQTLAGLKLPHGAKLTLITDHRPCDEALAKQLQLLGRRHDIHYWQIRDPLEAALPEQGQLAVRAGRRSGWLDAGQPGFARHYALAADYQAQQSQRQLLPLVQRLYRLDNGQSLQRQWQEGGCRLL; encoded by the coding sequence ATGTCCCTGGATCCCCGCAGCCATCCCCACATAGCCCTGCCGCTGAGCCAGCTGCTGGCCATCCGGCTGTGGGCACGTCAGGGCCCCAAGGCCCGCGTCCATCAGGCCAAACAGGGCCGGCTCGGGCGCGTGCCGGGCTTGAGTTTTCGCGAGCTGCGCGCCTATCAGGCGGGGGATGAGGTGCGCCACATCGACTGGCGGGTCACCGCCCGGCTCGGGCGCCCCTACACCCGACTCTATAGCGAGGAGCAGGATCAGGCCCACTGGCTGCTGCTCGATCTCTCCCCCGCCATGTACTTCGGCTCAGGACCTCAGCTCAAGGCCCGCCTCGGCTGCGAGCTGGCGGCCGCCCTGCTGTGGCAGGGGGAGAAACAGGCCAACACCCTGATCTGCCACGGGGTGGAGACCCGGTTAGAGTCCCAGCGCGGCACCCTGATCCCGCTACTCGAGACCCTCTGCCATCACTACCAGCAGGGGCTGGATCGCACGCCCGTCCCCCGCAGCCTGGCCCAGACCCTGGCGGGGCTCAAGCTGCCCCACGGCGCCAAATTGACCCTCATCACCGATCACCGCCCCTGCGACGAGGCCCTCGCCAAGCAACTGCAGTTGCTCGGCCGGCGCCACGACATTCACTACTGGCAGATCCGGGATCCGCTGGAGGCGGCGCTGCCCGAACAGGGGCAGCTGGCGGTGCGGGCCGGCAGGCGCAGCGGCTGGCTCGACGCCGGGCAGCCGGGGTTTGCCCGCCACTATGCCCTGGCGGCCGACTACCAGGCCCAGCAGAGCCAGCGGCAGCTGTTGCCGCTGGTGCAGCGTCTCTACCGGCTCGACAACGGCCAGTCCTTGCAGCGCCAGTGGCAGGAGGGCGGATGCCGTCTGCTCTGA